One segment of Pseudodesulfovibrio sp. 5S69 DNA contains the following:
- a CDS encoding TusE/DsrC/DsvC family sulfur relay protein: protein MAVVEFQGSSFEVDEDGFLQKFEDWTPVWVEYVKESEGIKEISEDHQKVIDFLQDYYKKNGIAPMVRILSKVTGFKLKQIYELFPSGPGKGACKMAGLPKPTGCV, encoded by the coding sequence ATGGCTGTTGTTGAATTCCAGGGCTCTTCTTTCGAAGTTGACGAAGACGGCTTCCTGCAGAAATTTGAGGATTGGACCCCTGTTTGGGTCGAATACGTGAAGGAATCCGAGGGCATCAAGGAGATCTCCGAGGACCATCAGAAAGTCATCGACTTCCTGCAGGACTACTACAAGAAGAACGGTATCGCTCCCATGGTGCGCATCCTCTCCAAGGTCACCGGCTTCAAGCTGAAGCAGATTTACGAACTGTTCCCGTCCGGACCTGGTAAAGGCGCCTGTAAGATGGCCGGCCTGCCCAAGCCCACCGGCTGCGTCTAG
- a CDS encoding electron transporter RnfC, producing the protein MSDFNFSLLCGETGPLTTASRPDRLRLSLDGTTPILAVGDQVLAGTKVAVGNGPDKGDLHAPLAGIILELDPYSMLIEMDNGGKAEPHTPCAEGGGLLRQWLKTMGVDVGALYQAPTLIINGVPPEPGISVFEPLLRDYRKTLEMGLETIQKVIEPAKMFLVAAKGNRANAFANCTVVHVNPVYPNGLDPLVYKTVLRQEVLPGARPDNATLLSVKDLYAIGRVMETGRPLTETVMTIGGQNRLVRVGTPVGFLAAEACAQIQPGDRAVLGGPLRGMAAVNLEQGVDKDTYGLTLMRREASLETTDNFCLGCGNCERHCPARILPGMISRCAEFKHFKRAEAYHIHSCMECGLCGYWCTARRPLLQYIRLAKYELALLAGARVPAGPTADELKEQTGDTPC; encoded by the coding sequence ATGAGCGATTTCAACTTCAGCCTGCTGTGCGGCGAAACCGGGCCCCTGACCACGGCCTCCCGGCCGGACAGGCTGCGCCTTTCCCTGGACGGCACGACCCCGATCCTGGCCGTGGGCGACCAGGTCCTGGCGGGCACGAAAGTGGCCGTAGGCAACGGACCGGACAAGGGCGACCTGCACGCCCCCCTGGCCGGGATCATCCTCGAACTCGATCCCTACTCCATGCTCATCGAGATGGACAACGGCGGCAAGGCCGAGCCCCACACTCCCTGCGCCGAGGGAGGCGGGCTGCTCAGGCAGTGGCTCAAAACCATGGGCGTGGACGTGGGCGCCCTGTACCAGGCCCCCACCCTGATCATCAACGGGGTCCCGCCCGAGCCGGGCATCTCCGTGTTCGAGCCCTTGCTGCGCGACTACCGCAAGACCCTTGAGATGGGTCTGGAAACGATCCAGAAGGTCATCGAACCGGCCAAGATGTTCCTGGTGGCGGCCAAGGGCAACCGGGCCAACGCCTTTGCCAACTGCACCGTGGTCCACGTCAATCCGGTCTATCCCAACGGGCTGGACCCGCTGGTCTACAAGACGGTCCTCAGGCAGGAGGTCCTGCCCGGCGCGCGGCCGGACAACGCCACGCTCCTGTCGGTCAAGGATTTGTACGCCATCGGCCGGGTTATGGAGACGGGCCGCCCCCTGACCGAGACGGTCATGACCATCGGCGGGCAGAACCGGCTGGTGCGCGTGGGCACGCCCGTGGGCTTTCTGGCCGCCGAGGCCTGTGCCCAGATCCAACCCGGAGACCGCGCGGTGCTGGGCGGCCCCCTGCGCGGCATGGCCGCGGTCAACCTGGAACAGGGCGTGGACAAGGACACCTACGGGCTGACCCTCATGCGCCGCGAGGCGAGCCTGGAGACCACCGACAATTTCTGCCTCGGCTGTGGAAACTGCGAACGCCACTGCCCGGCCCGGATCCTGCCCGGCATGATCAGCCGCTGCGCCGAATTCAAGCATTTCAAGCGGGCCGAGGCCTACCACATCCACTCCTGCATGGAGTGCGGTTTGTGCGGCTACTGGTGCACGGCCCGGCGTCCGCTGCTGCAGTACATCCGCCTGGCCAAGTACGAACTGGCCCTGCTGGCCGGAGCCCGCGTACCGGCCGGACCCACGGCCGATGAACTCAAGGAGCAGACCGGAGACACGCCATGCTGA
- a CDS encoding SHOCT domain-containing protein, giving the protein MDFSHIPAFLGGFFDFLDSPQWRAWPFNSGYGEHILPAVARLLFVTLIMGVILLFLRLLFGPGGPLRDKELEEEARRETERERAELKERLEKGDISETEYRVGMKRLKD; this is encoded by the coding sequence ATGGACTTTTCACATATCCCCGCCTTCCTCGGCGGTTTTTTCGACTTCCTGGACAGCCCCCAGTGGCGCGCCTGGCCGTTCAACTCCGGGTACGGGGAGCACATCCTGCCCGCCGTGGCCCGGCTGCTCTTCGTCACCCTGATCATGGGCGTAATCCTGCTCTTCCTCCGGCTGCTCTTCGGCCCCGGCGGCCCCCTGCGGGACAAGGAACTCGAAGAGGAAGCCCGCCGGGAGACCGAGCGGGAACGGGCCGAGCTCAAGGAGCGCCTCGAAAAGGGCGACATCTCCGAAACGGAATACCGGGTCGGAATGAAGAGGCTCAAGGATTAA
- the rpmE gene encoding 50S ribosomal protein L31, whose protein sequence is MKNDIHPKTYKAKIRCHCGYEAELLTTKGEEFEVEICSNCHPFYTGKQRFVDTAGRIDRFRKKYGDLSSLAAKSK, encoded by the coding sequence ATGAAAAACGATATTCATCCCAAGACTTACAAGGCCAAGATTCGCTGCCACTGCGGTTACGAGGCCGAGCTGCTGACCACCAAGGGTGAGGAGTTCGAAGTGGAAATCTGCTCCAACTGCCATCCCTTCTACACCGGTAAGCAGCGCTTCGTGGACACCGCCGGCCGCATCGACCGCTTCCGCAAGAAGTACGGCGATCTGAGCAGCCTGGCCGCCAAGTCCAAGTAG
- a CDS encoding sterol desaturase family protein — protein MTTETLLRLGSFLAILAVMGAAETLWPRRALSTGKGRRWFANLSVAFLASILTRLLIPLLPAVVAAYGQAHGIGLLHLVPPPPVAAWIISVLVLDMVIYWQHVLFHRRRLLWRVHRMHHADLDIDASTGIRFHPIEIILSMLIKLAVVLVLGPPAGAVILFEILLNGCAMFNHANVRIPVNVDRVLRLFLVTPDQHRVHHSTDMREANMNFGFNFPWWDRLFRTYKPQPDLGHEGMHIGLNIFRGREFGRLTRMLAIPFL, from the coding sequence GTGACCACGGAAACCCTGCTCCGACTCGGTTCGTTCCTGGCCATCCTCGCGGTCATGGGAGCGGCGGAGACTCTCTGGCCCCGGCGCGCTCTGTCCACCGGCAAGGGCCGCCGCTGGTTCGCCAACCTGTCCGTGGCCTTTCTCGCCTCCATCCTGACCCGGCTGCTCATTCCGCTCCTGCCCGCCGTCGTGGCCGCCTATGGCCAGGCGCACGGGATCGGCCTGCTCCACCTCGTCCCTCCGCCGCCGGTCGCGGCCTGGATCATCTCGGTGCTTGTCCTGGACATGGTCATCTACTGGCAGCACGTCCTCTTCCACCGTCGGCGGCTGCTTTGGCGAGTCCACCGCATGCACCACGCCGACCTGGATATCGACGCCTCCACCGGCATCCGCTTCCACCCCATCGAGATCATCCTGTCCATGCTCATCAAGCTGGCCGTGGTCCTGGTCCTGGGGCCGCCCGCCGGGGCCGTCATCCTGTTCGAGATCCTGCTCAACGGCTGCGCCATGTTCAACCATGCCAACGTGCGCATCCCCGTAAACGTCGACCGCGTCCTGCGGCTCTTCCTGGTCACCCCGGACCAGCACCGGGTGCACCACTCCACGGACATGCGCGAGGCGAACATGAATTTCGGCTTCAACTTTCCCTGGTGGGACCGACTGTTCAGGACCTACAAACCCCAGCCCGACCTGGGCCACGAGGGCATGCACATCGGACTGAACATCTTCCGGGGCCGCGAGTTCGGCAGGCTGACCCGCATGCTGGCCATTCCGTTCCTCTAG
- a CDS encoding class I SAM-dependent methyltransferase, protein MADTVFNLDQPIGALIDIAVREFGEVGFETVAIGDRNLEVLQVRQMQKYLDKLVDRTRGGKKISLPLWAKVWPSCLVLGYTLTRFPFAPGCSILEVGAGCAVNGMVMASLGHDVTVTDVEPYALLFSRINILKNGLEDKVTITRADFTKDSLGRRFDYIIGCEVLYEEAVYEPLVDFLDAHLAETPSAEVLMAMDKKRQGRKFFDKADGMFAMMKSAANYKDNETDEENVINMFRMKRKGA, encoded by the coding sequence ATGGCGGATACCGTTTTCAACCTGGACCAGCCTATTGGTGCGCTCATCGACATCGCCGTGAGGGAATTCGGCGAGGTCGGCTTCGAGACCGTGGCCATCGGCGACCGGAACCTGGAAGTGCTCCAGGTCCGGCAGATGCAGAAATACCTCGACAAGCTGGTGGACCGGACCAGGGGGGGCAAGAAGATATCCCTGCCCCTGTGGGCCAAGGTCTGGCCGTCCTGCCTGGTGCTCGGCTACACCCTGACCCGGTTCCCGTTCGCGCCCGGCTGCTCCATCCTCGAAGTGGGTGCGGGCTGCGCCGTGAACGGGATGGTCATGGCCTCGCTGGGGCACGACGTGACCGTGACCGACGTGGAGCCGTACGCCCTGCTGTTCAGCCGCATCAACATCCTCAAGAACGGCCTGGAGGACAAGGTGACCATCACCAGGGCCGATTTCACCAAGGACTCCCTGGGACGGCGCTTCGACTACATCATCGGCTGCGAGGTCCTCTACGAGGAGGCCGTGTACGAGCCGCTGGTGGACTTCCTCGACGCCCACCTGGCCGAGACCCCGTCCGCCGAGGTCCTCATGGCCATGGACAAGAAGCGGCAGGGCAGGAAGTTTTTCGACAAGGCCGACGGGATGTTCGCCATGATGAAGTCCGCCGCCAACTACAAGGACAACGAGACCGACGAGGAGAACGTCATCAACATGTTCCGCATGAAGAGGAAGGGCGCGTGA
- a CDS encoding NAD(P)/FAD-dependent oxidoreductase, translated as MSDTLYDVVILGSGPGGLQAAIHASRKKARTLMLGRIDNSSLYWAHVENYCCQIKISGEEILKRGRDQAESFGSEFRDEDVLAIEPDGKLFSLKLESGDTVRAKTIILATGSSRNKLGVPGEKELLGKGVSYCVDCDAGFYRDEVVAVAGCRSAAAGGAVALTHFASEVHLYCEELDVNEGLRRQLDETGVKVHEGRTIKEIQGENAVASVLLDDGSTQDVSGVFIELGAKGVLELTAMLGVRLDENMKYIEADKKQCTNVPGVFAAGDICGPPLQMAKAVGEGCVAGIEAATYAKKLELDE; from the coding sequence ATGTCCGATACACTCTACGACGTCGTCATCCTCGGCTCCGGCCCCGGCGGGCTCCAGGCCGCCATCCACGCCTCGCGAAAAAAGGCGAGAACCCTGATGCTCGGGCGCATCGACAACTCCAGCCTGTACTGGGCACACGTGGAAAACTACTGCTGCCAGATCAAGATATCCGGCGAGGAAATCCTGAAGCGGGGCCGCGACCAGGCCGAAAGCTTCGGGTCGGAATTCCGCGACGAGGACGTCCTGGCCATCGAACCGGACGGCAAACTCTTCTCGCTCAAGCTCGAATCCGGCGACACGGTCCGGGCCAAAACCATCATCCTGGCCACCGGGTCCAGCCGCAACAAGCTGGGCGTGCCCGGCGAAAAGGAGCTGCTCGGCAAGGGCGTAAGCTACTGCGTTGACTGCGACGCGGGTTTCTACCGCGACGAGGTGGTGGCCGTGGCCGGTTGCCGCAGCGCCGCCGCGGGCGGGGCCGTCGCCCTGACCCACTTCGCCAGCGAAGTGCACCTCTACTGCGAAGAGCTGGATGTGAACGAAGGGCTGCGCAGGCAACTCGACGAGACCGGTGTGAAGGTTCACGAAGGCCGGACCATCAAGGAAATCCAGGGAGAAAACGCGGTCGCCTCCGTGCTCCTGGACGACGGCTCCACCCAGGACGTCAGCGGCGTGTTCATCGAGTTGGGTGCCAAGGGCGTGCTGGAACTGACCGCCATGCTCGGCGTACGGCTGGACGAGAACATGAAGTACATCGAGGCGGACAAGAAGCAGTGCACCAACGTGCCCGGCGTGTTCGCCGCGGGCGACATCTGCGGCCCGCCCCTACAGATGGCCAAGGCCGTGGGCGAGGGCTGCGTGGCGGGCATCGAAGCCGCGACCTACGCGAAGAAGCTTGAACTCGACGAATAG
- a CDS encoding potassium:proton antiporter, which translates to MLKTLGILAWGGCLLTLAWQGAAWAVTGAWPSITLMDVFGKLFGLDLLTLARHLSLDIAAKAAYMLFTTELSLFLWWAGVVMFGLMFALGLLGRK; encoded by the coding sequence ATGCTCAAAACGCTCGGAATTCTCGCCTGGGGCGGATGCCTGCTGACCCTGGCCTGGCAGGGAGCGGCCTGGGCCGTCACCGGGGCCTGGCCTTCCATAACCCTCATGGACGTCTTCGGCAAACTGTTCGGCCTCGACCTGCTCACCCTGGCCCGGCACCTCTCCCTGGATATCGCCGCCAAGGCCGCCTACATGCTCTTCACCACGGAACTGTCCCTTTTCCTGTGGTGGGCCGGGGTGGTCATGTTCGGTCTGATGTTCGCCCTCGGGCTCCTTGGCCGGAAATAA
- a CDS encoding HD domain-containing protein: MCLSAHKKLLREFAERHLTGEAKNDYHIRLKLDHSMRVLDNGLEIIGNEGITGRDGELAAMACLYHDIGRFPQFARWGTFKDVDSVNHGRMGVLALRGLDLPGGFTEAEWRLIKAAVGLHNAKNVNPRIKAPVAAMVKVTRDADKIDIFAVILDHLSHPDSPDKEVILQLEKHPTRYTPAVFEAIMSDGSCDYGLLKYDKDFLLLLTGWLFSLNYGTSARLLRERGLVARTFELLPGTDEIKRLEEKVLRHLEAKEATRLQG, encoded by the coding sequence ATGTGCCTGTCCGCCCACAAGAAACTGCTGCGAGAGTTCGCCGAGCGCCATCTCACCGGCGAGGCGAAAAACGATTACCATATCCGCCTGAAGCTCGATCACTCCATGCGGGTCCTGGACAACGGACTTGAGATCATCGGGAACGAAGGCATCACCGGTCGCGACGGGGAACTGGCGGCCATGGCCTGCCTGTACCACGACATCGGGCGGTTTCCGCAGTTCGCGCGCTGGGGAACCTTCAAGGACGTGGATTCCGTCAACCATGGGCGCATGGGCGTGCTGGCGCTGCGCGGGCTCGACCTGCCCGGTGGATTCACCGAGGCTGAGTGGCGGCTGATCAAGGCCGCCGTGGGGCTGCACAACGCCAAGAACGTCAATCCCCGCATAAAGGCCCCCGTGGCCGCCATGGTCAAGGTCACCCGCGACGCGGACAAAATCGACATCTTCGCCGTGATCCTCGACCACCTGTCCCACCCCGACTCGCCGGACAAGGAGGTCATCCTCCAGCTCGAAAAGCACCCCACACGCTATACCCCGGCGGTCTTCGAAGCGATCATGTCCGACGGTTCCTGCGACTACGGCCTGCTCAAATACGACAAGGACTTCCTGCTGCTCCTCACGGGCTGGCTCTTCTCCCTGAACTACGGGACCTCGGCCCGGCTGCTGCGGGAGCGCGGCCTGGTGGCCCGGACCTTCGAACTGCTGCCCGGGACGGACGAGATAAAGCGACTCGAGGAAAAGGTCCTCCGGCACCTGGAGGCCAAGGAAGCGACCCGGCTTCAAGGATAA
- a CDS encoding PilZ domain-containing protein, producing the protein MDIAMGDYIILEVSTFEDRFLGLVAGLEPDGRLMVFADVPDAVMRRLATDTFALVRYAFDGKLLGFNSRVLNTLESPGTILELAAPEQIFDAEERSEPRCSCSFPAFVVNGKSAARGVLEDMSASCTRVRFMDGGEGGFPSETGGRVHLTFHPFDMDGDGISVGCTVLKVFMKNHAHYAVLRFNNDEPDARKRISGFIETQVCCRIPRL; encoded by the coding sequence ATGGACATCGCCATGGGCGACTACATCATTCTGGAGGTCTCCACATTCGAAGACCGTTTTCTCGGGCTGGTGGCCGGGCTTGAGCCCGACGGACGCCTGATGGTCTTTGCCGATGTCCCCGATGCGGTCATGCGGCGCCTGGCGACCGACACCTTTGCCCTGGTCCGCTACGCCTTCGACGGCAAGCTGCTCGGCTTCAACTCCCGCGTGCTGAACACCCTGGAATCGCCCGGCACCATCCTCGAACTGGCCGCCCCGGAACAGATCTTCGACGCCGAGGAACGCAGCGAGCCGCGTTGTTCCTGCTCGTTTCCTGCCTTCGTGGTCAACGGGAAGTCAGCGGCCAGGGGTGTGCTGGAGGACATGTCCGCCAGTTGCACCCGCGTCCGTTTCATGGACGGCGGGGAGGGCGGATTCCCTTCGGAGACGGGCGGGCGCGTGCACCTGACCTTCCACCCCTTCGACATGGACGGGGACGGGATTTCCGTGGGTTGCACCGTGCTCAAGGTTTTCATGAAGAACCACGCGCACTACGCTGTGCTGCGTTTCAACAACGACGAACCGGATGCCCGCAAGCGGATATCCGGTTTCATCGAGACCCAGGTCTGCTGCCGCATCCCCAGGTTATAG
- a CDS encoding YcaO-like family protein, which translates to MIELKNCPKSFTTDQDKACTPVETVRRVKAALAEKCKGVLAQTDRVDTGRLGIPVFVSECGPEAREVMPTRKQMGKGASPEQAEASALMELVERFSYFSFWAAPGNFTELTWSEAQEKWPGQVMDIGQVIRSVGEEIAPDKAVRLMDLIRWKFHPALNVRTGQTEYVPLDWFKKLNEFNGSSAGNTFEESIAQGACELVERHVCAVIDRTRQTTPTIDPASCGDPVLRRLLDCFERNGVTIVLKDFSLGYPVPTVAAVAWDRKTFPGLSEIVFTAGTAASPVKAAIRAVTEVAQLAGDFETSRVYEASGLPKFTELDQIEWLKQGEVVSLDSLPSVEDGDIYNELMALAEGLSEKGDTLYAVDTRHPELMVTANYNFVPGFDFRERTPHRSIGLFTGRILAEDADFDEALEGLDVLEEIYPGAYFLPFFRGLLALRMGDPLYAAARFEESVDLQPADAERGLAVFYQAYALSQIEEWEDALELLDRAVELDGECREFFNLRGVAHFKAERYAEAAENFQASLDIDSGSPHDLANLGLCHKFMGNRQEAEDYLQAALDMDTTLDYAREHLRELVES; encoded by the coding sequence GTGATCGAACTCAAGAACTGTCCAAAATCCTTCACTACGGACCAGGACAAGGCGTGTACCCCGGTGGAGACCGTCCGCCGGGTCAAGGCCGCCCTGGCCGAGAAGTGCAAGGGCGTTCTGGCCCAAACCGACCGGGTGGACACCGGCAGGCTCGGCATCCCCGTATTCGTCAGCGAGTGCGGCCCCGAGGCCCGCGAGGTCATGCCCACGCGCAAGCAGATGGGCAAGGGCGCGTCCCCGGAACAGGCCGAGGCCTCGGCCCTGATGGAGCTGGTCGAGCGTTTTTCCTATTTCAGCTTCTGGGCCGCCCCGGGCAACTTTACGGAACTGACCTGGTCCGAGGCGCAGGAAAAGTGGCCCGGCCAGGTCATGGACATCGGCCAGGTGATCCGTTCCGTGGGCGAGGAGATCGCCCCGGACAAGGCGGTCCGGCTCATGGACCTCATCCGCTGGAAGTTCCACCCGGCGCTCAACGTGCGCACCGGGCAGACCGAGTATGTGCCCCTGGACTGGTTTAAGAAGCTCAACGAATTCAATGGGTCTTCCGCCGGTAATACCTTTGAGGAGTCCATCGCCCAGGGGGCGTGCGAGTTGGTGGAGCGGCATGTCTGCGCGGTCATCGACCGCACCCGCCAGACCACCCCGACCATCGACCCGGCCTCCTGCGGGGACCCGGTCCTGCGCCGTCTGCTCGACTGCTTCGAGCGCAATGGCGTGACCATCGTCCTCAAGGACTTCTCGCTGGGCTACCCCGTGCCGACGGTGGCGGCGGTGGCCTGGGACCGCAAGACCTTTCCGGGCTTGAGCGAGATCGTCTTCACCGCCGGAACCGCGGCCTCGCCGGTCAAGGCGGCCATCCGCGCCGTGACCGAGGTGGCTCAGCTCGCGGGCGACTTCGAGACCAGCCGGGTGTACGAGGCCTCGGGTCTGCCCAAGTTTACCGAACTCGACCAGATCGAGTGGCTGAAGCAGGGCGAAGTGGTTTCCCTCGACTCCCTGCCTTCGGTGGAGGACGGGGATATATATAATGAATTAATGGCCCTGGCCGAAGGGTTGTCCGAAAAGGGCGACACCCTGTATGCGGTGGACACCCGGCACCCGGAGCTGATGGTCACGGCCAATTACAACTTCGTGCCCGGCTTCGACTTCCGGGAGCGCACCCCGCATCGGTCCATCGGCCTGTTCACGGGGCGCATCCTGGCCGAAGATGCGGACTTCGACGAGGCCCTGGAGGGGCTGGACGTGCTTGAGGAGATCTATCCCGGCGCGTATTTTCTGCCGTTCTTCCGGGGGCTGCTGGCCCTGCGCATGGGCGATCCGCTCTATGCCGCGGCCCGTTTCGAGGAGTCCGTGGACCTGCAGCCCGCCGACGCCGAACGCGGTCTGGCGGTCTTCTACCAGGCCTACGCCCTGTCGCAGATCGAGGAGTGGGAGGACGCGCTGGAACTGCTCGACAGGGCCGTGGAGCTCGACGGCGAGTGTCGGGAGTTCTTCAACCTGCGCGGCGTGGCCCATTTCAAAGCGGAACGGTATGCAGAGGCGGCCGAGAACTTCCAGGCGTCCCTGGATATCGACAGCGGCTCCCCCCACGACCTGGCCAACCTCGGCCTGTGCCACAAGTTCATGGGCAACCGCCAGGAGGCCGAGGATTATCTCCAGGCCGCCCTCGACATGGACACGACCTTGGATTATGCGCGGGAACACTTGCGTGAACTTGTGGAATCCTAG
- a CDS encoding cytochrome c3 family protein, with translation MQKRYLPIAIVTGILFLVALGGYLAPAGSEGPPVRVLLANKGGKVILDHAQHIDDMEGRCADCHHTSGSDPNPPACSSCHAAKFGKDFAISHQDTMDEKQCGSCHHAGATIGKFAHDEHADDYASGDCQTCHHDTDIEPEPQACSNCHTNGADSRPSLRDAAHARCADCHDDMFKEGAIGCTRCHERKTEPASEADYQPCADCHASPTDQLIPTTMAAFHAQCQGCHEKNGSGPYGDDACYQCHMK, from the coding sequence TTGCAGAAACGGTATCTCCCCATCGCCATCGTGACCGGCATCCTTTTTCTCGTCGCCCTGGGCGGCTATCTGGCTCCCGCCGGCTCCGAAGGACCGCCGGTCCGGGTGCTCCTGGCGAACAAGGGTGGCAAGGTCATCCTGGACCACGCCCAGCATATCGACGATATGGAGGGCCGCTGCGCCGACTGCCACCACACCTCGGGCAGCGACCCGAATCCGCCCGCCTGCTCCTCCTGCCACGCGGCCAAATTCGGCAAGGATTTCGCCATATCGCACCAAGACACCATGGATGAGAAACAGTGCGGCTCCTGCCACCACGCCGGGGCGACCATCGGCAAATTCGCCCACGACGAACACGCCGACGACTACGCCTCAGGGGATTGTCAGACCTGCCACCACGACACGGACATCGAGCCGGAACCGCAGGCCTGCTCCAACTGCCACACGAACGGGGCCGACTCCCGCCCGAGCCTGCGCGATGCAGCCCACGCCCGGTGCGCGGACTGCCACGACGATATGTTCAAGGAAGGGGCCATCGGCTGCACCCGCTGCCACGAGCGCAAGACCGAACCGGCGTCCGAAGCGGACTACCAACCCTGCGCCGATTGCCATGCCTCGCCCACGGACCAGTTGATTCCGACCACCATGGCCGCCTTCCATGCACAGTGCCAGGGATGCCACGAGAAGAACGGCTCCGGCCCGTACGGCGATGACGCCTGCTACCAATGCCATATGAAATAA
- a CDS encoding response regulator, producing MRILIVEDEFTSRKLLTALLSDFGECDTASDGVECVDAFRKAVDEGRPYDLVCMDIMMPNKDGHQALKDIRAMEQEAGVSAANEAKVIMITALNDPKTVVRAYYKGGAAAYLPKPIEVESLYAILRNLALID from the coding sequence ATGCGTATCCTTATAGTAGAAGACGAATTCACCAGCCGCAAGTTGCTGACCGCGCTCCTGTCCGATTTCGGCGAGTGCGACACCGCCTCGGACGGGGTGGAGTGCGTGGACGCCTTCCGCAAGGCCGTTGACGAGGGTCGTCCCTACGACTTGGTCTGCATGGACATCATGATGCCCAACAAGGACGGCCATCAGGCACTGAAGGACATCCGCGCCATGGAACAGGAGGCGGGCGTGTCCGCCGCCAATGAGGCCAAAGTGATCATGATCACCGCCCTGAACGACCCCAAGACCGTGGTCCGGGCCTATTACAAAGGCGGAGCGGCGGCCTACCTGCCCAAACCCATCGAGGTGGAGAGCCTGTACGCCATCCTGCGCAATCTCGCCCTCATCGATTGA
- a CDS encoding Tim44-like domain-containing protein, giving the protein MHNDNNVNAPGSAGRPALWLAAPALVLLMATPALAQAAAPSRGGSILNILLLVLVAYFLVRMFRRRSGGGDDKTRPGRWSRPDYPAKPGEEDHPDSDPASNGTARPEDRPARQARPMDRHEAARQTWDMLRSDTDDKPAPTTPTGAPARAEGFDEAEFLEGAKVFFSRFQQARDKEDFDALRDFLSDEVYSDAVAAGERPRTEVMLVSALLTELNSADNRTVASVHYDAQLRVGEEGRPVQLRTVWEFGRDDTVPGGLWVLEKINSIDQ; this is encoded by the coding sequence ATGCACAACGACAACAACGTGAACGCGCCCGGTTCGGCCGGTCGCCCGGCCCTTTGGCTGGCAGCGCCCGCCCTGGTCCTGCTCATGGCCACTCCGGCACTGGCGCAGGCCGCCGCCCCGAGCCGTGGCGGTTCCATCTTGAACATCCTGCTGCTGGTGCTCGTCGCCTATTTCCTGGTCCGCATGTTCAGGCGGCGGTCGGGCGGCGGCGACGACAAGACCCGGCCCGGCCGGTGGTCCCGGCCCGATTATCCTGCCAAACCCGGCGAGGAGGACCATCCCGATTCCGACCCCGCTTCCAATGGCACGGCCCGGCCCGAAGACCGGCCCGCCCGGCAGGCCCGGCCCATGGACCGGCACGAGGCCGCCCGGCAGACCTGGGACATGCTCCGTTCGGATACCGATGACAAGCCCGCGCCCACCACGCCCACGGGGGCGCCAGCGCGCGCGGAGGGGTTCGACGAGGCCGAGTTCCTGGAAGGGGCCAAGGTCTTTTTCTCCCGTTTCCAGCAGGCCCGTGACAAGGAAGACTTCGACGCTCTCCGCGACTTTCTGTCCGACGAGGTCTACAGCGACGCGGTGGCTGCCGGGGAGCGCCCGCGGACCGAGGTCATGCTGGTCTCGGCCCTGCTCACGGAGCTGAACTCGGCGGACAACCGGACCGTGGCCTCCGTCCACTACGATGCGCAGTTGCGCGTGGGCGAGGAGGGCCGTCCGGTCCAGCTCCGCACCGTCTGGGAGTTCGGCCGCGACGACACCGTGCCCGGCGGGCTGTGGGTTCTGGAAAAAATCAATTCGATAGACCAATAA